The segment GAAGCCCTTCTCTATGGTATTTCTGATTGTTCCAATCGTTGGTTCACTATATTGATATGTGATATGTTGAAACAAGTAGTACCACCAGGTGAAGATGTCTACTTTTTGACTGCTAATGCTAATATATTCCTCTTCGCTTTGAATAATACACAACAACTCATGTCACTTGATATTATGACTAGGGTTGTCAAAAACATCCCTCCAAGTCCTTTAGGTCCACGTGGTACATCCTCATGGCGAAGATCCGGTATGAAATTATTGTCTTGCCCTAATTGCAACTGTAACCATTTTAGATTCTTGTTTGCTGAATATCATCAAAATCGTCCAACTTTATTTGAGTATGATTCAAGAGTTGAAACATGGGAATATTGTTGGGGAACAGATGAGGTTGTTAGCCAAGACTACTATTTCGATGATGAATATATATTCTTAAGTGCATCTAATGGACGAAATGGAAGTGTTATCATAGGCGTTGTGCGACCTCATGAATGCTGCAACACTACTACTATCACTACTAATACTCCGCTTGTCATCAGACCAACATTCAATAATGAGCAGGAGCACCAACATCATCGATTAGCCGTTGGATTTAGTTGGGGGAATTCCATAGATCTATTACACGTCTATGGTGATGGCAATATGATGACTATTAGATCAGACAAAGTCAATAATAACAGtaataaaagaaagataaaGAGAATAGAACTATGGGGTTTGAGCAGAAATAATGGGAGGTATTGGGAATTTGTATCAGTAGCACCAAATGAgttgatatataaaataagcAAACCATATGGTGCTATGATGGGGTGTATGCAAAAATCAAAAGGAGTAACAAGGGCAATTTTGATGACAAATCTTGAAGGTACATGGGAAACTATTTGGTTAAgctataacaacaacaacaatcatTGGGCCTGGCTTCCATTACCTGATTGCAACATGAAAGGCTCAAACCTGGCTGGAGTCACATTCTCCTCTGGTTTAACATTATCCTAGCATATATTCTAATTGCAATTTCAATGTCACATATACATGTACAccatcaaataataataataataataataatcaaacaTTTGCACTCGAATACTTTCTTTATGTTTTGCCTTGTATCAATAAACATTAACTTTTTAAGCAGTGCCACctaaacatataatattaaaaattaattatgcctgaataataaaatacaacTAAAAGCACTTGGCCAAAATAGAGAAATAAAACGTTCCTCCCAATCAAACATTTACATGCATTCATAACATTTTCAAACAGCCTAAAGAACGAAAAATTTCCACCAAAGACTATTTTTCTGAGTGCCAGGAACAAAGATTTACGGTGAAATATATCAAATGAACATATATAAGCCCCTTGTGGGGGTAAAAGGAGAGTGGAAAAGGAGAAGAGCTCTGGCCACTAGTTTCAGCTCTTTCCCATCGTACACCAAGAAACTTAGTAAGGGGGGCTATCATATAATGGAACTAGACGAGTATTAAATTCGATTAGGGAAAGCTCTAAACTGGCTTTAAGGGCCCATACATACATCCTCTGCACTCTTACCTGGCTTTATATGCATACATATATCCTCTAAGTTTCTCACTTCTTCAGATGACACATTCAGTAAATACTCTACGTAAATGCACACTCCAGCGACACTGCAATTTCAAAGATCAATGCAAGTTTTTCACCAAAAGGAGTAAATAAGAATGTGGAAACAGTCAAGCAGGCTTACCTAATGGGACCTAATGGTAGCCATACAACATCCCATCTGAACTTTGCCAACCTGCAAAATGTAGGTCAAAACAACAGCTTGTAGGTCCCGAGGATCAAAATTGATGAATGCAGGCAACGACAAGTGTATGGCATAGGTTCATAGgcatttaattattattacatGAATATGCCGGAAGTGATACAACACCGGCATATCAACAATAATAGGAAATATGATGGCAATTTTTAACAGAGAAGTAGgattcatcatcatatcatattatacttaaaataaaaaatctctaAAACTAAAGTTGAATCACCaaaaccatatatatatatatatatatatatatatataaattgtaatacTTAAGAAATTGTGAATATCGATTACCTGAAGCGTTGTGTTCCTCTCATTAACGCTGCATAGGGTTTCTCTCTATTCTCgttattatttgttttcttcGCAACGTGAACTGCTACTCTTTACAACGGCCAANatttatttatttacaaaactaGCCTtcacttttcatgaaaagttgtaacttttatgagaagttgtaacttttatgaaaagttgtgaccaTTATTAAGAGTTGC is part of the Solanum pennellii chromosome 8, SPENNV200 genome and harbors:
- the LOC107028009 gene encoding uncharacterized protein LOC107028009 gives rise to the protein MPTKAISFCLLPSELIQYIILQLSLPEIIQLKSVNKSILSIISDGDFIRNYNHQSSSATWLFLYKKRWRREALLYGISDCSNRWFTILICDMLKQVVPPGEDVYFLTANANIFLFALNNTQQLMSLDIMTRVVKNIPPSPLGPRGTSSWRRSGMKLLSCPNCNCNHFRFLFAEYHQNRPTLFEYDSRVETWEYCWGTDEVVSQDYYFDDEYIFLSASNGRNGSVIIGVVRPHECCNTTTITTNTPLVIRPTFNNEQEHQHHRLAVGFSWGNSIDLLHVYGDGNMMTIRSDKVNNNSNKRKIKRIELWGLSRNNGRYWEFVSVAPNELIYKISKPYGAMMGCMQKSKGVTRAILMTNLEGTWETIWLSYNNNNNHWAWLPLPDCNMKGSNLAGVTFSSGLTLS